Proteins co-encoded in one Marinomonas sp. IMCC 4694 genomic window:
- a CDS encoding DUF1456 family protein → MNNNDILRRLRYTFDLKELAIVDIFASADGVATQEQVVSWLKKEDDTGYVEMLDIDMATFLNGFINNKRGKREGPQMAPEKRLTNNIVFMKLRIALNLQAEDILDIMSLAEFNLSKHELSSFFRKPDNRHYCECKDQILRNFLMGLQKKIRP, encoded by the coding sequence GTGAATAACAATGACATTTTGCGCCGCCTTCGCTACACATTTGATTTAAAAGAACTGGCCATTGTCGATATTTTTGCGTCGGCCGACGGCGTTGCTACGCAAGAGCAAGTCGTTAGTTGGTTAAAAAAAGAAGACGACACAGGCTATGTCGAGATGCTTGATATTGACATGGCGACGTTTCTAAATGGCTTTATTAATAACAAACGCGGCAAGCGTGAAGGCCCACAGATGGCTCCCGAAAAACGATTGACCAACAACATCGTCTTCATGAAATTGCGTATTGCATTGAACTTACAAGCCGAAGACATTTTAGACATCATGTCACTGGCGGAATTTAACCTAAGCAAACACGAACTGAGCTCATTCTTTCGCAAGCCAGACAACCGCCACTACTGCGAATGCAAAGACCAAATCTTGCGTAACTTCTTGATGGGTCTACAGAAAAAAATCCGCCCTTAA
- a CDS encoding transposase, with product MNATTPQQIMQRWQIVQGQLIPALHQEIGLLTPKLEKLIHILEWSRIEEFVTRFSYRTGRPPHELAWLANAFVAKVVLGLTTTVHLIERLNMDKALQRICGFPLHKKLPSASTFSRAFETFAKDKLAERAHEVLIKMHFGDRLIGHISRDGTAIKVRERPQKIDKVDTDKPKLKGRPRKDKDENRPIKFNVARQRTQCLEEMLNEIPVDCRRGTKCNAQGYKNSWNGYKLHLDIADCGVPISALLSSASMHDSRAAIPLSHISAARVTNLYDLMDAAYCSIDLHEHSRELGHVPLIDHNPRGGEKEEFEPADTVRYRERSGAERANGRLKDEFGGRHIWVRGEVKVMSHLMFGILVLSVDQLLRLRQ from the coding sequence ATGAATGCTACGACGCCCCAACAAATAATGCAACGCTGGCAAATCGTTCAAGGCCAATTGATTCCTGCTTTACACCAAGAAATAGGCTTGTTGACCCCAAAACTTGAAAAACTGATTCATATCTTGGAATGGTCTCGCATCGAAGAGTTTGTGACACGCTTTTCGTATCGGACGGGGCGTCCTCCCCATGAACTCGCTTGGTTAGCCAACGCGTTTGTTGCCAAGGTAGTGCTTGGGCTTACCACCACGGTGCATCTAATAGAACGCCTAAACATGGACAAAGCATTACAGCGAATCTGTGGATTTCCGCTTCATAAGAAACTGCCCTCAGCCTCGACTTTTTCTCGTGCGTTCGAGACGTTTGCCAAAGATAAGTTGGCCGAACGTGCCCACGAGGTGCTGATCAAAATGCACTTTGGAGATCGTCTCATTGGGCATATCAGCCGAGACGGGACGGCGATTAAGGTGAGAGAACGTCCACAAAAGATCGACAAAGTGGACACGGATAAACCTAAGCTTAAAGGGCGGCCCCGCAAGGACAAAGATGAAAACCGCCCGATCAAATTCAATGTGGCACGGCAACGTACCCAATGCCTAGAAGAGATGCTTAATGAGATCCCGGTTGATTGCCGTCGTGGCACAAAATGCAATGCTCAAGGCTATAAAAACAGCTGGAATGGCTACAAACTGCATCTAGACATTGCAGACTGTGGCGTCCCCATCTCCGCTTTGCTGTCCTCAGCCTCCATGCATGACAGCCGTGCCGCCATCCCTCTGTCTCACATCAGTGCGGCGAGGGTGACCAACCTTTATGATCTGATGGACGCCGCCTACTGCAGTATTGACCTGCATGAGCACAGTAGAGAGTTAGGGCATGTGCCCCTGATAGATCACAACCCCAGAGGGGGCGAGAAAGAAGAATTTGAACCCGCCGATACGGTGCGTTATCGGGAACGTTCGGGCGCAGAACGAGCCAATGGCCGACTCAAGGATGAGTTCGGAGGTCGACACATCTGGGTACGTGGTGAGGTAAAAGTCATGAGTCACCTGATGTTTGGCATTTTAGTACTGAGTGTCGATCAACTGCTTCGACTGCGGCAATAA
- a CDS encoding IS3 family transposase, giving the protein MKKGFSVFRKRNEIKYSFIKSLGKQYPVVISCKVMRVSKSAYYAWRKRPAIIISAQTLNLHRRAKALFEDSRDSLGSRELGKKLRKEGFDVSRHSVIGLMKRLGLVVKQRIPYKVTTKRKDSDAVADNLLNMNFNPLGQNQVWAGDVSYLKTGEGWLYLAIVMDLFGRRIVGWHTSKRMTTDLIEHLAKLIANPFVDNLSPF; this is encoded by the coding sequence ATTAAAAAAGGCTTCAGCGTTTTTCGCAAAAGAAATGAAATAAAATATTCATTTATCAAAAGTTTAGGTAAGCAGTACCCAGTTGTCATATCGTGTAAAGTGATGCGCGTTAGCAAATCTGCATACTATGCTTGGCGAAAACGTCCCGCGATAATTATCAGTGCACAAACACTGAATTTACATCGTAGGGCGAAGGCGCTTTTTGAAGATAGTCGAGACAGTTTGGGTAGCCGTGAGCTTGGGAAAAAGCTTCGCAAAGAAGGCTTTGATGTTAGCCGGCATAGTGTCATTGGCTTGATGAAACGATTGGGGTTAGTCGTTAAGCAGCGTATCCCTTACAAAGTCACAACAAAGCGCAAAGACAGTGATGCTGTAGCTGATAATTTATTGAACATGAATTTTAACCCGTTAGGCCAGAACCAGGTGTGGGCTGGGGATGTGTCATATTTAAAAACAGGCGAAGGCTGGCTATACCTTGCTATTGTAATGGATTTGTTTGGTCGTCGCATAGTGGGTTGGCACACGTCAAAACGTATGACGACAGACTTAATTGAGCATCTTGCAAAACTAATAGCCAACCCATTTGTGGATAACTTATCGCCCTTTTAG
- a CDS encoding transposase, whose amino-acid sequence MTKRTNKQYPNDFKQEAVALVIEQGYSVVEAAASLNITDKLLYNWVAKFKQQNEDSELSKDERAELAQLRKDNKRLLMEREILKKASAFFAKEMK is encoded by the coding sequence ATGACTAAACGTACTAACAAACAATATCCAAACGATTTTAAGCAAGAAGCGGTGGCGCTGGTGATTGAGCAAGGTTACTCAGTTGTTGAGGCTGCCGCTTCACTGAATATCACTGACAAGCTACTTTATAACTGGGTAGCGAAGTTTAAACAACAAAATGAAGATTCAGAGTTGTCGAAGGATGAGCGGGCTGAACTCGCTCAGCTCAGAAAAGACAATAAGCGCTTGCTAATGGAGCGCGAAATATTAAAAAAGGCTTCAGCGTTTTTCGCAAAAGAAATGAAATAA
- a CDS encoding helix-turn-helix transcriptional regulator encodes MPNDPFLSSDSLDCKKLIIKIPTDFLHQTAHEFGYLLSTGAMLFDSKVHPFPMIGPLFNLLNDMLQQDSTMLGEPALVYYGKLLNSAILTLFRHHFDQGMPSKKPLHRHVKQILLYVQDNITADITVDVLAGLCQISRKSLYNLLEREVGLTPSSYVRRLKLEKAHSELKSNERVKNVTQVALKYGFTNLGRFSAQYREQIGELPSQTLRDGSQ; translated from the coding sequence ATGCCTAACGATCCTTTTTTATCGAGTGATTCGTTAGACTGTAAAAAGCTAATAATTAAAATTCCAACCGATTTTTTACACCAAACCGCGCACGAGTTTGGTTATTTACTTTCTACTGGCGCCATGCTATTCGATAGTAAGGTTCATCCTTTCCCTATGATTGGCCCTTTATTTAACTTGCTCAATGACATGCTACAACAAGACTCTACCATGCTAGGTGAACCGGCCTTGGTGTATTACGGGAAGTTATTAAACAGCGCAATTTTAACCCTGTTTCGTCATCATTTTGATCAAGGTATGCCGTCTAAGAAGCCCCTACATCGTCATGTGAAACAGATCCTACTCTATGTGCAAGATAATATAACGGCAGACATTACTGTCGACGTGTTAGCCGGCCTGTGTCAAATTAGTCGTAAATCGCTGTATAACTTACTGGAACGAGAAGTGGGGCTGACACCGTCATCTTATGTGCGTCGTCTAAAACTAGAGAAGGCGCATTCCGAACTTAAAAGTAACGAACGCGTTAAAAATGTCACCCAAGTCGCATTAAAGTACGGCTTTACCAATTTGGGCCGCTTTTCGGCGCAATATCGCGAACAAATCGGAGAATTGCCATCACAAACCTTGCGTGATGGTTCACAGTGA
- a CDS encoding peptide ABC transporter ATP-binding protein yields MIHADKQLILKAENLKQHYHVKQGFFKPDAVVKAVDGISFHLEKGKTLAVVGESGCGKSTLGRMLTMIETPTEGRLAHLGEDLLTLSKDAQAKLRQKIQIIFQNPYGSLNPRKKIGAILEEPLVINTTLSKAERKEKALAIMAKVGLKTEHYDRYPHMFSGGQRQRIAIARGLMLDPNVIVADEPVSALDVSVQAQVLNLMMDLQQEFGLSYVFISHDLSVVEHIADDVMVMYLGKVVEQGTREQLFNNPQHPYTLALLSSTPQLSPEKRRVRIKLEGELPSPLNPPSGCAFHSRCRYANDRCRSEAPVLRLHDKGEHEQHHLIACHAVEENRIAIINDPVA; encoded by the coding sequence ATGATTCACGCCGATAAGCAATTGATTTTAAAAGCGGAAAACCTCAAGCAGCATTACCATGTGAAGCAAGGTTTTTTCAAACCCGACGCCGTGGTCAAAGCCGTCGATGGCATCAGTTTTCACCTTGAAAAAGGCAAAACACTGGCCGTGGTGGGGGAATCTGGCTGTGGTAAATCGACCCTAGGTCGCATGCTCACCATGATAGAAACACCAACCGAAGGGCGCTTGGCGCACCTCGGGGAAGATTTGCTCACCTTGAGCAAGGACGCACAAGCTAAGCTGCGCCAGAAGATTCAAATCATCTTTCAAAACCCGTATGGCTCACTGAATCCACGTAAAAAAATCGGTGCGATTTTGGAAGAACCCTTGGTGATTAATACCACGCTATCCAAGGCGGAGCGCAAAGAAAAAGCCCTCGCCATCATGGCAAAAGTGGGCTTAAAAACCGAGCATTACGACCGCTATCCGCACATGTTTTCCGGTGGACAGCGCCAGCGTATTGCCATCGCTCGCGGCTTGATGCTCGACCCGAACGTGATCGTCGCCGACGAGCCAGTGTCGGCACTCGACGTGTCGGTGCAAGCACAAGTGCTGAACCTGATGATGGATTTGCAGCAAGAATTTGGCCTGAGTTATGTGTTTATTTCTCATGATTTATCTGTGGTGGAACACATCGCCGACGATGTGATGGTGATGTACCTAGGTAAGGTCGTTGAGCAAGGTACCCGCGAGCAATTGTTCAATAACCCTCAACATCCTTATACGCTGGCGTTGCTGTCCAGTACGCCGCAACTTTCGCCAGAAAAACGCCGTGTGCGTATTAAACTCGAGGGAGAATTGCCATCGCCGCTGAATCCACCATCGGGTTGTGCGTTTCACAGTCGCTGCCGTTACGCCAACGACCGCTGCCGCAGTGAAGCGCCTGTTTTGCGTCTGCATGATAAAGGCGAACACGAACAGCACCATTTAATCGCCTGTCACGCAGTAGAAGAAAACCGCATCGCAATCATCAACGACCCAGTCGCTTAA
- the dppD gene encoding dipeptide ABC transporter ATP-binding protein, whose protein sequence is MSLLQLDNLSVTFGHFRAVDNISYKVEEGEVLGIVGESGSGKSVSSLSIMGLIDFPGKVSADQLTFDGQDLQAMPEKQRRKLTGSDIAMIFQDPMTSLNPCFTVGYQIIEALKTHQGGSKKELKARAIELLTQVGIPAPESRLNNYPHQLSGGMSQRVMIAMSIACDPRLLIADEPTTALDVTIQAQIIDLLIDLQRKKQMGLVLITHDLALVAEVAHRVIVMYAGQIVESGPASEVFSTPKHPYTQALLASLPESAAGKSRLEALPGVVPGQYDRPVGCLLSPRCPYATDHCRNVAPINQGDLDRQVKCHTPLDQEGRPAA, encoded by the coding sequence ATGTCACTGTTACAGTTGGACAATTTAAGCGTTACCTTCGGCCATTTTCGCGCCGTAGATAACATCAGTTACAAAGTAGAAGAAGGCGAAGTGCTCGGCATCGTGGGCGAATCTGGCTCCGGTAAAAGTGTCAGCTCTTTGTCGATCATGGGCTTGATCGATTTTCCCGGCAAAGTCAGTGCCGATCAATTAACCTTTGACGGTCAAGACCTGCAAGCCATGCCCGAAAAGCAACGTCGTAAGCTCACTGGCTCCGACATTGCGATGATTTTCCAAGACCCGATGACCAGCTTAAACCCGTGCTTTACCGTGGGTTATCAAATCATCGAAGCCTTGAAAACGCACCAAGGCGGCAGCAAGAAAGAACTGAAAGCGCGCGCCATTGAACTGCTCACCCAAGTGGGCATTCCGGCACCCGAATCTCGCTTGAACAACTATCCGCACCAGCTATCCGGTGGCATGAGTCAGCGGGTGATGATCGCCATGTCGATTGCCTGCGACCCGCGTTTGCTCATCGCCGATGAGCCGACCACGGCATTGGATGTGACCATTCAAGCGCAAATCATTGATTTGCTCATCGATCTACAGCGCAAAAAGCAAATGGGCTTGGTGCTGATTACCCACGATTTGGCCCTAGTCGCTGAAGTCGCTCATCGCGTTATTGTGATGTACGCCGGTCAGATCGTCGAATCTGGCCCAGCGTCGGAAGTGTTTAGCACACCGAAGCACCCGTACACGCAGGCTTTGCTGGCGTCTTTGCCAGAATCCGCGGCAGGTAAGTCGCGTCTTGAAGCCTTACCCGGCGTGGTGCCAGGGCAATACGATCGCCCTGTAGGCTGCTTGCTCAGCCCACGCTGCCCGTATGCCACCGATCATTGCCGCAATGTGGCGCCAATCAATCAGGGCGACCTAGACCGTCAGGTAAAATGCCACACGCCTCTGGACCAAGAAGGGAGACCCGCCGCATGA
- the dppC gene encoding dipeptide ABC transporter permease DppC encodes MTTSTETSTTKSADAIVAPAPMTPFQEFWHYFSRNKGALGGLIVIAIIFFMAIFANFVAPHSPSDQYRDALLLPPAWLEGGNWSFVLGTDDVGRDILSRLIYGSRLSIAVGIVAVTASLIMGILLGLVAGYFRGMIDTAIMRIVDIMLAMPSLLLAIAIVAILGPSIVNAALAISIVSLPHYVRLTRAATMAEMSRDYVTSSKVIGAGPLRLMFVCILPNCLAPLIVQATLGFSSAILDMAALGFLGLGAQPPTPEWGSMLADALQFVQRAWWVVTFPGLMILITVLAFNLMGDGLRDALDPKLKQ; translated from the coding sequence ATGACCACGTCAACCGAAACGTCCACAACAAAATCCGCCGATGCCATTGTCGCGCCGGCGCCGATGACCCCGTTTCAAGAGTTTTGGCATTATTTCAGCCGCAACAAGGGGGCGTTGGGTGGCTTAATTGTCATCGCCATCATCTTTTTCATGGCGATCTTCGCCAATTTTGTTGCGCCCCATTCACCGTCTGATCAATACCGCGACGCCTTGCTGTTACCACCTGCGTGGTTGGAAGGCGGTAATTGGTCGTTTGTACTGGGCACCGACGATGTGGGCCGCGATATTTTATCGCGCCTGATTTACGGCTCGCGTTTGTCCATTGCTGTGGGCATCGTTGCGGTGACGGCGTCGTTAATCATGGGGATTTTGCTGGGGTTAGTCGCCGGTTATTTCAGAGGCATGATCGACACCGCCATCATGCGGATCGTCGACATCATGCTGGCCATGCCAAGCTTGTTGCTCGCGATTGCGATTGTGGCGATCTTAGGGCCAAGCATTGTCAACGCGGCCTTGGCGATTTCCATCGTTTCCTTGCCTCACTATGTGCGCTTGACTCGTGCCGCCACCATGGCGGAAATGTCTCGCGATTACGTCACCTCATCCAAAGTGATTGGCGCTGGCCCGTTGCGTTTGATGTTTGTGTGCATCTTGCCAAACTGTTTAGCGCCCTTAATCGTGCAAGCCACCTTAGGTTTTTCCAGCGCGATTCTGGACATGGCGGCATTGGGCTTTTTGGGACTCGGCGCACAGCCACCGACCCCAGAATGGGGCTCCATGCTGGCCGATGCCTTGCAATTTGTACAGCGCGCTTGGTGGGTAGTGACCTTCCCCGGTTTGATGATTTTGATCACCGTATTGGCGTTTAACCTCATGGGCGATGGCTTACGTGATGCCCTTGATCCCAAGTTGAAACAGTAA
- a CDS encoding ABC transporter permease subunit — MFQFIFRRLSLVIPTFLGITLLTFTLIRLIPGDPIEVMAGERGVSEERHAELSAQLGFDQPLYVQYFRYVSGVLQGDLGNSLITREPVMKEFLTLFPATIELATCAAIFAILIGLPAGIFAAVKRGTIIDHSVMTFSLTGYSMPIFWWALLLMLVFSVNLGWTPVSGRIDVVYWIDDVTGFMLIDSLLSDEEGAFTSAVSHLILPSIVLGTIPMAVIARMTRSSMLEVLSEDYIRTARAKGIAPWRVIVIHALRNALIPVITVIGLQVGILLSGAILTETVFAWPGIGKWLIESIGRRDYPVVQGGILIVACIIIVVNLLVDITYGIVNPRIRHSR; from the coding sequence ATGTTCCAGTTTATTTTTCGTCGTCTAAGTCTGGTTATTCCGACCTTCCTCGGTATCACTTTATTGACGTTCACCCTTATCCGCTTGATTCCTGGCGACCCGATCGAAGTGATGGCCGGCGAACGCGGTGTGAGCGAAGAACGCCACGCCGAATTAAGCGCCCAACTTGGCTTCGACCAACCCTTGTACGTTCAGTATTTTCGCTACGTCAGCGGCGTATTACAAGGGGATTTAGGCAATTCGCTGATCACCCGCGAACCCGTCATGAAAGAGTTTCTCACGCTGTTTCCGGCCACCATCGAATTGGCCACCTGCGCGGCGATTTTTGCCATTTTAATTGGTTTGCCGGCGGGGATTTTTGCGGCCGTCAAACGCGGCACGATTATTGACCACTCGGTGATGACGTTTTCGCTCACCGGCTATTCCATGCCCATTTTCTGGTGGGCGCTGCTGTTAATGCTGGTGTTTTCCGTCAACCTCGGCTGGACGCCCGTCTCGGGGCGGATCGATGTGGTGTATTGGATCGACGACGTGACCGGCTTTATGTTGATCGACTCTTTGTTGTCTGACGAAGAGGGCGCTTTTACCTCGGCCGTGTCGCATCTTATTTTACCAAGCATTGTGTTAGGTACGATTCCCATGGCGGTGATTGCCCGCATGACGCGCTCTTCCATGTTAGAAGTGTTAAGCGAAGACTACATTCGTACCGCTCGCGCCAAAGGCATCGCGCCGTGGCGGGTGATTGTCATTCACGCTTTGCGTAATGCGCTGATTCCGGTGATCACCGTGATTGGTTTACAAGTCGGCATCTTGCTGTCTGGGGCGATTCTGACCGAAACCGTGTTCGCTTGGCCGGGCATTGGTAAATGGCTGATCGAGTCCATCGGACGCCGAGATTACCCCGTTGTTCAGGGCGGTATTTTAATCGTCGCCTGCATCATTATTGTCGTGAATCTTTTGGTAGACATTACCTACGGCATTGTAAATCCACGTATTCGACACAGCCGATAA
- a CDS encoding ABC transporter substrate-binding protein, protein MKTGLAKLTLALMAAGAISTSAHAASTLVYCSEGSPEGFNPSFYTSGTTFDATSKNMFNRLLEFKLGTTETEPGLAESYEVSSDGLEYTFHLRKGVKFHSTKDFKPTRDFNADDVIFTFDRQGNKDNPYHTVSGGSYEYFTGMGMDTLIKEMVRVDDYTVKFVLNQPEAPFIANLAMDFASIFSKEQADMLMKAGKPEQIDINPVGTGPFQKVQYQKDSLIRYTAFDDYWKGRAKIDRLVFSITPDASVRYAKLKAGECDVMPYPNPADLKQMESDPNINLMSQEGLNVGYLAFNTQKKPFDDVRVRQALNLATDKSAIIDAVFQGAGKAAKNPIPPTMWSYNKNVVDYPYDPVKAKKLLAEAGYPDGFDTNIWAMPVQRPYNPNARRMAEIMQEDWSKVGVKAEIVSYEWGEYLNRSKKGEHDTVLLGWTGDNGDPDNFLYVLLGCDGVGGSNRAQWCDDEFNNLLLAAKQTSDKAERTTLYEESQVVFKREAPWVTVAHSVVYEPIRKEVKGYKIDPLGGHYFYNVSK, encoded by the coding sequence ATGAAAACAGGGCTAGCAAAACTGACGCTTGCACTCATGGCGGCTGGCGCGATCAGCACTTCTGCTCACGCGGCATCCACACTGGTTTATTGTTCTGAAGGCAGTCCAGAAGGCTTTAACCCTTCGTTCTACACTTCTGGCACTACGTTTGATGCGACTTCGAAAAATATGTTCAACCGTTTGCTTGAGTTTAAACTGGGCACCACCGAAACCGAGCCGGGCTTAGCCGAAAGCTACGAAGTTTCCAGTGATGGCCTTGAGTACACGTTCCATTTACGTAAAGGTGTGAAGTTTCATTCTACTAAAGACTTCAAGCCAACACGGGATTTTAACGCCGACGATGTGATTTTCACCTTCGATCGTCAAGGCAATAAAGACAACCCATATCACACGGTATCGGGCGGTTCTTACGAGTACTTCACTGGCATGGGCATGGATACGCTGATCAAAGAGATGGTGCGCGTTGACGACTACACCGTGAAGTTCGTGTTAAACCAGCCAGAAGCGCCGTTTATTGCCAACTTGGCGATGGATTTCGCATCGATCTTCTCAAAAGAACAAGCCGATATGTTGATGAAAGCAGGCAAACCTGAACAAATCGACATCAACCCTGTGGGCACAGGGCCGTTCCAAAAAGTACAGTACCAAAAAGATTCTTTGATTCGCTACACAGCGTTTGATGATTACTGGAAAGGTCGTGCAAAAATTGATCGCCTGGTGTTCTCTATCACGCCAGATGCGTCGGTTCGTTATGCCAAATTAAAAGCCGGCGAATGCGATGTGATGCCGTACCCGAACCCAGCAGACCTTAAGCAAATGGAGTCGGATCCAAACATCAATTTGATGAGCCAAGAAGGCTTAAACGTCGGTTACTTGGCGTTTAACACCCAGAAAAAACCCTTTGATGATGTGCGCGTACGCCAAGCGTTAAACTTAGCGACGGATAAGAGCGCGATTATCGATGCCGTCTTCCAAGGTGCTGGTAAAGCCGCGAAAAACCCGATTCCACCGACGATGTGGTCGTACAACAAAAACGTGGTCGATTACCCATACGATCCTGTCAAAGCGAAAAAACTGTTGGCCGAAGCGGGTTACCCAGACGGTTTCGATACCAACATTTGGGCGATGCCAGTACAGCGTCCATACAACCCGAATGCCCGTCGTATGGCGGAAATCATGCAAGAAGATTGGTCTAAAGTGGGCGTCAAAGCCGAGATCGTTTCTTACGAATGGGGTGAATACCTAAACCGCTCCAAGAAAGGCGAGCACGATACCGTATTGCTTGGTTGGACCGGAGACAATGGTGACCCAGACAATTTCCTTTATGTATTGCTAGGTTGTGATGGCGTCGGCGGATCAAACCGTGCTCAGTGGTGTGACGACGAGTTCAACAATTTGTTGTTGGCCGCGAAGCAAACCTCTGACAAAGCGGAACGTACGACGCTGTACGAAGAGTCTCAAGTGGTCTTCAAACGCGAAGCCCCTTGGGTGACCGTAGCCCACTCTGTTGTGTACGAGCCTATTCGTAAAGAAGTGAAAGGGTACAAAATCGACCCTCTCGGTGGTCATTACTTCTACAACGTCAGCAAATAA
- a CDS encoding AraC family transcriptional regulator: MGSLQSKTLAEAKLAQQINKWIESSVNQVNTEIPGLKLTRWESITPPTSYTHNPSICLIAQGKKRVLLGEESYVYDASHFLVSSVDLPIIANIIEATPDTPYLGLIMELDLQVISELIAESEHLFSHDIKTPKGIAVGLLSESLLDAFTRLLGLLGERDNVKILAPIIQREILYRLLTSEQGVLLHQIVTTDSRSYQISKAIEWLKNNFFKPLIVNELATYSGMSLSAFYAHFRLVTSMMPLQFQKKLRLNEARRLMLTENLDATATTFKVGYESPSQFSREYARLFGQAPKRHIEALRKAALPA, from the coding sequence ATGGGTAGTTTACAAAGTAAAACTCTTGCTGAAGCGAAACTGGCTCAGCAGATTAATAAGTGGATAGAGAGCAGCGTTAATCAAGTTAATACGGAGATTCCAGGCCTTAAATTAACCCGATGGGAATCGATTACACCGCCAACGAGCTACACTCACAATCCTAGTATTTGTTTGATTGCACAGGGTAAAAAACGGGTTCTTTTGGGTGAAGAAAGTTATGTTTATGACGCGAGCCACTTTCTTGTTTCGTCTGTAGATCTGCCCATCATTGCTAACATAATAGAAGCCACTCCAGATACCCCTTATCTCGGCTTGATCATGGAACTGGACTTACAAGTAATCTCTGAGCTGATTGCGGAGAGTGAGCATCTGTTCAGTCATGATATAAAAACGCCAAAGGGAATCGCTGTCGGCCTTCTTTCTGAGTCATTGCTCGATGCGTTTACTCGATTGTTGGGATTATTAGGCGAACGCGATAATGTCAAAATCCTTGCTCCTATTATTCAGCGAGAAATTCTTTACCGTCTTTTAACGTCAGAACAAGGCGTTTTACTTCATCAAATTGTCACGACAGACAGCCGCAGTTATCAAATTTCAAAGGCCATTGAATGGCTTAAAAACAACTTTTTTAAACCGCTCATTGTTAATGAATTAGCGACTTACAGCGGAATGAGTCTCTCTGCATTTTATGCGCATTTTCGCTTAGTGACTTCTATGATGCCTCTGCAGTTTCAGAAAAAGCTCCGCCTTAACGAAGCTCGTCGTCTCATGCTGACCGAAAATCTGGATGCGACAGCGACAACGTTCAAAGTAGGCTACGAAAGCCCTTCTCAGTTCAGTCGGGAATACGCTCGTCTGTTTGGGCAAGCGCCAAAACGACATATCGAGGCATTACGAAAAGCAGCCCTACCTGCATAG